Part of the Halopenitus persicus genome is shown below.
GCGACCTCGGACACCGTCCCGGCCCGCGGCGAGTCGTAGTACCCGTGTTCGACCGCGGCCGTCACGGCTGCACGCTGTCGCTCCGTGAGCGTCGTCGCCTGCTCCGCGGGCGCCGCCGCGTCGGGCTCCACGAGTCCCGCGGTCACGGGATCCGCGTATCGATCGTAGGGGCCGACGGACCGGACGGTCGCTGACAGGCCCTCGGGCAGGTCCTCGACTGCGGCGGCCACGTCCTCCACAGTCCCGACGAGCGTCAGATCCGTCGTGCCGTCGGGGTTGAAGCGGATCGGCGGGACGATGACGAGGGTCCCCCGTGCGAACGCCGCGATGTAGCTCTCGTCGGCCGGCGTCGCCTCGTCGCGGACGCAGCAGTGGAACACGCCGTTCGTGGCCGGAGTGAGGGCGTAGTCGATCGTCGACTCGCGGGCTACGAGCTTCGCTCGGAACGGTTCCGGATCGCCGACGATCCGAAAGACGAACGCGTTCGTCCCGTCGAGCACTGCGTTCCAGTACCGGAGCTCCGCGCGCTCGATCCGGTCGTGGGCCATCTCGAAGGCGTGCATCGGATGGCGCGTTCCCGGGTCGTGGCTGATCCGAACGCGAGCGTAGCGCATCTCGATCCCGCATCTTCGGCAGACATATAAATAAGTCCCGCAGCAGTGAGGCAGCAGCCTCGCCCCTTCGGAACGCCATCGATCGATCGTATGATGCCGACGAATCTCGGTACGACGCTGGCGGAGTTCGGTACGACGCTGGCGGAGTTCGGTACGACGCTGGCGGAGTTCGGTACGACGCCGACGGAACTCGCGTTCGGGGCCGGCCTGGCGTCGGCTCTGGGCGTGTACGTGATCGTGCTGGGAACGCTGCTGACCGATCGGGAGTGGTGGCCCCCCGGCGACCGCACGCCGGCGTACTACTGTCACTGGACGTTCGTGGCGGTCTTCGACGCCTCGTTCCTCGCCACCGCGGTCCTCGAGTGGGGGACGTGGGGGCTGCCCCGCGCCGTGACGGTTACGGGCGTCGTGCTCGCGCTCTGTGGGACCGCGGTCTTCGCGTGGGGCGCGCGAACGATGCGTTCGGCGGAGACGATGGGCGTCACCGGCGACCTCTACACCGGCGGCCCGTACGCGTACACGCGCAACCCGCAATACGTCGGGATGATCGTCGGCGTGACGGGGTTCGCCGTGGCCGCGGACGCGGCGCCGGTCGCGGTACTCGCCGCGGTGCACGTCGGCTGGGTGCTGCTCCTACCGCGGGCGGAGGAGCCGCACCTGCGGGTCTCGTTCGGCGAGACGTACGACCGCTACGCCGAACGCGTCCCGCGGTTCCTCGGCGTGCGAACGCTCAGACGAGCGGTACAGGGTGGCGAGGATGGGGGCCGGTC
Proteins encoded:
- a CDS encoding helix-turn-helix domain-containing protein gives rise to the protein MRYARVRISHDPGTRHPMHAFEMAHDRIERAELRYWNAVLDGTNAFVFRIVGDPEPFRAKLVARESTIDYALTPATNGVFHCCVRDEATPADESYIAAFARGTLVIVPPIRFNPDGTTDLTLVGTVEDVAAAVEDLPEGLSATVRSVGPYDRYADPVTAGLVEPDAAAPAEQATTLTERQRAAVTAAVEHGYYDSPRAGTVSEVADELGVSTGTAAEHLRKAEATVMGHLVGR
- a CDS encoding methyltransferase family protein, giving the protein MPTNLGTTLAEFGTTLAEFGTTLAEFGTTPTELAFGAGLASALGVYVIVLGTLLTDREWWPPGDRTPAYYCHWTFVAVFDASFLATAVLEWGTWGLPRAVTVTGVVLALCGTAVFAWGARTMRSAETMGVTGDLYTGGPYAYTRNPQYVGMIVGVTGFAVAADAAPVAVLAAVHVGWVLLLPRAEEPHLRVSFGETYDRYAERVPRFLGVRTLRRAVQGGEDGGRSGTMGTERDQ